A single Ziziphus jujuba cultivar Dongzao chromosome 11, ASM3175591v1 DNA region contains:
- the LOC107432766 gene encoding protein SRC1 yields MAGIINKIGETLHIGGHKPEEHKGEQHKGEQHHGEHKDEHHGVQHVEHHGEHKPEHHGEQKEGFVEKIKGKLHGEGQDKGEKKKKKEKKKHEHGHEHGHDSSSSDSD; encoded by the coding sequence atggcAGGAATCATTAACAAGATCGGTGAGACCCTCCATATTGGAGGCCATAAGCCTGAGGAACACAAAGGTGAGCAACACAAAGGTGAGCAACACCATGGAGAGCACAAAGATGAGCACCATGGAGTACAACATGTAGAGCACCATGGAGAGCACAAGCCTGAGCACCATGGAGAACAAAAAGAAGGGTTCGTGGAGAAGATAAAGGGCAAGCTCCATGGTGAAGGACAGGACAAgggtgagaagaagaagaagaaggagaagaagaagcatgAGCATGGTCATGAACATGGCCATGATAGCAGCAGCAGCGATAGCGACTAg